A single Nicotiana tabacum cultivar K326 chromosome 5, ASM71507v2, whole genome shotgun sequence DNA region contains:
- the LOC142181071 gene encoding putative mitochondrial protein AtMg00860, giving the protein MLEDLLDELNGYKVFSKDHLKHLQIVLQLLRENQLFAKRSKCEFSQNKVEFLVHVISGEGVGTYPSKVAAVLDWPQPKTIKDLRGFLGLTSYYRKFVKGYAQLSKLLTSLLKSKTFIMEVDACGIVIGDVLLQDKQPIAYLSQVLSLKHQATQMTPFKVLYRYDPSQLTFEMVSQFKVDAVDQWLQ; this is encoded by the exons ATGTTGGAAGACCTTTTGGATGAGCTAAATGGGTACAAAGTGTTTTCTAAG GATCATTTGAAACATCTGCAAATTGTTCTACAATTACTGAGGGAGAATCAATTATTTGCTAAGagatctaaatgtgaattttCCCAGAATAAGGTGGAGTTCTTAGTTCATGTTATATCTGGAGAAGGGGTAGGGACATATCCTAGCAAGGTGGCTGCAGTGTTGGACTGGCCTCAACCAAAAACCATCAAGGACCTGAGAGGATTTCTAGGTCTCACTAgctattacaggaagtttgttaAAGGTTATGCTCAACTTAGTAAACTTTTGACATCTCTGTTAAAAAG taaaacttttATTATGGAAGTGGATGCATGTGGTATAGTTATTGGTGATGTGTTGTTACAAGATAAGCAACCTATAGCTTATTTGAGCCAAGTATTGAGTCTGAAACACCAAG CCACTCAGATGACTCCCTTCAAGGTTTTGTATAGGTATGATCCTTCTCAATTGACATTTGAGATGGTGTCTCAGTTTAAAGTTGATGCAGTTGATCAATGGCTACAATAA
- the LOC142181072 gene encoding uncharacterized protein LOC142181072 → MTKILKENLEKEQHRMKFYVVRKRTKKELELGDWVYLKLQPYKQTSIALRRNLKLTSKYYIPYQKKIGSHMVLSIDPPVCSDNGQPLVEPVAILDRRIVKKGNVAVAQVLVQWANLLSEEATWEDYNFIKSQIPNFEP, encoded by the exons ATGACAAAAATTTTGAAGGAGAATCTGGAGAAGGAACAACACAGAATGAAGTTCTATGTTGTTAGGAAAAGAACTAAAAAGGAGTTAGAACTTGGTGATTGGGTGTATCTCAAATTGCAGCCCTATAAGCAAACTTCCATTGCTCTAAGGAGAAACTTGAAGCTGACATCCAAGTACTATATCCCGTATCAA aaaaagatagGCTCACATATGGTTCTTTCCATTGACCCTCCAGTGTGTTCGGATAATGGCCAGCCACTTGTGGAACCTGTTGCAATTTTAGATAGAAGAATAGTGAAGAAAGGGAATGTTGCAGTTGCTCAAGTCTTAGTGCAGTGGGCTAATTTGCTGTCGgaagaagccacttgggaagATTACAACttcatcaaatctcaaattccaAACTTtgaaccttga